From the genome of Gloeomargarita sp. SKYB120:
TTGCCAACTTCTCCACTTGGTCTGAGGTCAAGGCGGCCCGCACCTGTTCGGGGGTCATCCCGCCCTGCATCAACGCCTGGGCAACGTCCTGGAGCAGGTCGTTGAGGTGACGCTCCACCAGGGTCTGGGGCAATTCGGTGGTGGTAATAGCCACCAAGGCCTCCCGCAACTGCGCCTCAATGCTCTGCTGGGTCTTTTGTTCCGCCCGTTTCTGCTCCCGCTCCGCCAGGAAATTCCGCAATTCCTCCAGGGTCTGGCAGTCGCTGATGGCCTGGGCAAACAGGTCATCCAGCTCCGGCAACTCCGGTTCTTTCAGTTCCTTGAGGGTAACGTCCACGATAAGGGTTTGGCCAGCCAGGGCCGGTTCCCAAAAATCCGCCGGTGTGGTCACGGTGAGTTCCTTGGTCTCTCCCACCTGCATCCCAACCAGGCCGTTGACCACTTCAGGGAAAAAGCGGTTGTCTTCGGGTTCCAGGGGCACCTCCACATCCTGAGCGGTCAAGTCGCCGACGGCCTCCCCCCGGCCCTGGTCGGTTGCCCGGTAGGCTTGCATATCCACAATCGCCACGTCTCCCACTTGGGCAGGCCGTTCCACCGGTACCAACGTGGCCCGTTGCCGCCGGTGATGTTCCAGGATGCGGTCCACCACTTGCGGGTCAAACTCGTATTTTTCCGCCTGAATCTTCAGGCGCTGGTAGTCCCCTAGGGTCACCTCCGGCCAGACGTCCACAGCAATTTGAAACACGAAAGGCCGGTCGGGCCGGTAATTTTGCACCAAGGTTTCCAGCGGGTCCCGCAATTCCGGTTCGCCCAGGGTCGGCACCTCCAGGTTTTGCAGCGCCTGGGGCATCGCCGTCTGGATCAGCTCCTCCACCACCGAAGCGTGAATCGAAGCCTCCCCCAAGTATTGCCGCAGAATGTGGGGCGGCACTTTGCCCCGCCGGAAGCCTGGTAACCGCACGTCCCTTAACATGCGCCGAAAGACCGTCTCATGGCGTTTGGCCACCTCTTCGGCAGGGACTTCCACCCGCAGACCAATTTGACTATTGGGCAAAGGCTCCTGGGTAATTTTCATCGCACCGACTCCATAGGGCATATAGTATCTTAGCGTTATCGTCAGCGGGCGAAACGATGGGTTACCGCGTGGGGATTTTGGGGGCGACGGGCGCCGTCGGGACGGAAATGCGCCAACTCCTGGCCGAGCGCCAGTTTCCTGTCAGCGAGTTGCGACTGTTGGCCTCGCCTCGGTCGGCGGGTCAGACGTTGCCCTTTCAAGGCGAGCCGGTGCCAGTGCGCCCGGTCAGTGCGGCGGAATTGACGGGGCTAGACATTCTCCTGGCCTCGGCAGGGGCCGCAGTGTCCCGGGAGTGGGCTCCCCTAGCGGTTGCCAAAGGGGCAGTCGTGATTGACAATTCCAGCGCGTTCCGGCTGCAGGCGGACGTGCCGCTGGTGGTGCCGGAGGTCAATCCCCAGGCCCTTGCCCAGCACCGGGGGCTGATTGCCAACCCCAACTGCACCACGATCCTGCTGTGCGTGGCGATTTATCCCCTGCACCGGGTGCAGCCCTTGCAACGGGTGGTAGTGGCCACCTACCAATCGGCAAGTGGCGCCGGCGCGCGGGCCATGCAGGAGCTGCTGCAACAGACCCGCCAGTTTCTCGCGAACGAACCCCTGACAACGGCGGTGTTTCCCTACCCCCTGGCGTTCAATCTGTTTCCCCACAACAGCGCTTGGAACGACCAAGGCTATTGCCAGGAGGAGATGAAAATGCTCCACGAAAGCCGCAAGATTCTGGGCATCCCGGACTTGCGCCTGACTGCCAGTTGCGTGCGGGTGCCGGTGTTGCGCGCCCATGCAGAAGCAGTGAATTTGGAATTTGCGCAACCTTTTCCCGTGGCCCATGCCCGTGAGATTTTGCGGCAGAGTCCAGGGGTGCAGCTGGTTGAAGATTGGTCCAGGGGCTACTTCCCCATGCCGCTGGAAGCGTCCGGCAAAGATGCAGTACTCGTCGGGCGCCTGCGCCAGGACCTTTCCCACCCCTGCGGGCTGGAGCTGTGGCTATGCGGGGACCAAATCCGCAAGGGAGCGGCGCTAAACGCTGTGCAGATTGCTGAGCTGTTGCTGCAAAACGGCTGGCTCTAACGGGTTACAATCAGGCCAGGACTTGCTGCGGAGAACTTCCTGGCCATGGGGCGTCAGGACCGGTGGCTGGCGCTGGTGCTGATTCTGGTCTGTGTGGTGGCGGCTCTGGGGAATTGGTTGGGCAATGGAGCGCGCCCGGCCCTAGGGCCGAGTTGGGAAATGACTTCACGCACGGCGGAGGTGGCCCTGATTCCCATCAACGGGGTGATTACCTTTGCTGGCGAGAGCAGTCCCCTGGGTGGAGGTGCGACGGTCAGCGCCCAGGCCATCCTGCGGGCAATCCGCCGGGCGGAACGAGACCAGGTCAAAGCCCTGCTGGTGACCATCAACAGCCCGGGCGGGTCGGCGGCGGCGTCCCAGGCGATTTACCGGGAGTTGATGCGGGTGCGGCGAAAGGGTGACCTCAAGGTTGTGGTCAGCATGGCCGATGTGGCGGCCTCTGGGGGGTACTACGTGGCGGCGGCGGCGGATCACATCGTGGCCAATCCCGCCACTGTGACCGGCTCCATTGGGGTGATTCTCCAGGTGCAAAATCTCGCGGATCTGCTCAAAAAAGTCGGCATCCAAACCGTCACCATCAAAAGCGGCAAATTCAAAGACATTGGCTCACCCCTGCGGCCCACCACGCCTGGCGAAATTGACCTGCTGCAGGACTACGTGAACCAGGCCTATCAACAGTTCCTGAATGCCATCCTCGAGGGACGCAAGGGGAAATTGAGCCGCGCAGAGCTGGTTGCGGTGGCGGATGGCCGGATTCTCACCGGTTCTGCTGCCTTGAAAGCTAAATTGATTGACTCCTTGGGCAATTACTACGACGCGGTGGAGCAGGTCAAAAAGCTCACCGGCCTGAAAGACCCCGTGATTCGCAATTATCTGGCCCCCGACTGGCGCGAGTCGCTGCAGGAGCTGTTCCGCCTGACCCTGCTGCGCTGGTTCCCCCAGGAGCCGTGGCAGCGCTGGGCCGAGTGGAATAAAATTCCGCTGGCGTTGATGGAGTAGGCGATGGCCCTGCTGGAGGCGCTGTACAATAGTTGGTTCCGGCCCGAGTTGGGACGCCCAACCATGCCGGTGGCGGTGGCCAGCTTGGGGCTGGTGTGCCTGGTGCTGTCTCTCAACGCTGTGGCTTTTCTCGGCGGCACGGCGCTGGACTGGCTGGGCTGGTTTTTCCTGTTCGGGTTGGGGCTGGCGCTAGGCTGGTTCTGGCTCTCAGCGGCTTTGCACACGGTGGCGCTGTGGTTGGGGGGCGTCGGTTCCGTGGCGGATACGTTTGCCGCGGTGGCCCAGAGCCTGTGGCCTTTGCTGCTGACAGGTGCGGCCAATAGCGCACTCAACCTGTCGCCCTCATTGGGGTTGCTGTTCTCTCTGGCGATCAACGCGGGAGTGGTGGTGAATCTGGTGCGTGCGGTGGGCCGGGAGCATCAGTTGCCGGGGCTGCGGGCGGTGGTGTGTTTTGGGGG
Proteins encoded in this window:
- a CDS encoding aspartate-semialdehyde dehydrogenase, with the protein product MGYRVGILGATGAVGTEMRQLLAERQFPVSELRLLASPRSAGQTLPFQGEPVPVRPVSAAELTGLDILLASAGAAVSREWAPLAVAKGAVVIDNSSAFRLQADVPLVVPEVNPQALAQHRGLIANPNCTTILLCVAIYPLHRVQPLQRVVVATYQSASGAGARAMQELLQQTRQFLANEPLTTAVFPYPLAFNLFPHNSAWNDQGYCQEEMKMLHESRKILGIPDLRLTASCVRVPVLRAHAEAVNLEFAQPFPVAHAREILRQSPGVQLVEDWSRGYFPMPLEASGKDAVLVGRLRQDLSHPCGLELWLCGDQIRKGAALNAVQIAELLLQNGWL
- a CDS encoding YIP1 family protein, translating into MALLEALYNSWFRPELGRPTMPVAVASLGLVCLVLSLNAVAFLGGTALDWLGWFFLFGLGLALGWFWLSAALHTVALWLGGVGSVADTFAAVAQSLWPLLLTGAANSALNLSPSLGLLFSLAINAGVVVNLVRAVGREHQLPGLRAVVCFGGAIVLVELALLGLILWPLMVLLGM
- the tig gene encoding trigger factor, yielding MKITQEPLPNSQIGLRVEVPAEEVAKRHETVFRRMLRDVRLPGFRRGKVPPHILRQYLGEASIHASVVEELIQTAMPQALQNLEVPTLGEPELRDPLETLVQNYRPDRPFVFQIAVDVWPEVTLGDYQRLKIQAEKYEFDPQVVDRILEHHRRQRATLVPVERPAQVGDVAIVDMQAYRATDQGRGEAVGDLTAQDVEVPLEPEDNRFFPEVVNGLVGMQVGETKELTVTTPADFWEPALAGQTLIVDVTLKELKEPELPELDDLFAQAISDCQTLEELRNFLAEREQKRAEQKTQQSIEAQLREALVAITTTELPQTLVERHLNDLLQDVAQALMQGGMTPEQVRAALTSDQVEKLANQLRPLAEKKTKQFLALKAVAERENLNPTPEALQARIQELRQRSEAVQGLDETQLRRVVESALRMEMALQWLQEHAEITFVPPGTLDQPELPLEATESSPPKQA
- the sppA gene encoding signal peptide peptidase SppA, which codes for MGRQDRWLALVLILVCVVAALGNWLGNGARPALGPSWEMTSRTAEVALIPINGVITFAGESSPLGGGATVSAQAILRAIRRAERDQVKALLVTINSPGGSAAASQAIYRELMRVRRKGDLKVVVSMADVAASGGYYVAAAADHIVANPATVTGSIGVILQVQNLADLLKKVGIQTVTIKSGKFKDIGSPLRPTTPGEIDLLQDYVNQAYQQFLNAILEGRKGKLSRAELVAVADGRILTGSAALKAKLIDSLGNYYDAVEQVKKLTGLKDPVIRNYLAPDWRESLQELFRLTLLRWFPQEPWQRWAEWNKIPLALME